In Methylobacterium aquaticum, the following are encoded in one genomic region:
- a CDS encoding SMP-30/gluconolactonase/LRE family protein, which translates to MNRRDILAGAAALTASTVAARADRLPLGDLPGTRYPDPRVEALDKRFRYKVGNAAIERIATGFRWAEGPVYFRDGGYLLWSDIPNNRIMRWLENGHVSVYRANANYSNGNTRDRQGRLITCEHDTRRVTRTEPDGKITVLIDKFDGKPLNAPNDVVVAADNAIWFTDPGYGIDGFYEGHKDRAELPTRVYRLDPSTGQAKVAAEGIDRPNGLAFSPDEKILYVVDSGATHGGRANIRAFTVDGDKLTGDRVFAEGFSPGFTDGVRTDVDGNVWCSMGWADPKEDGVRCYTPSGDLIGKIHLPETCANLCFGGPKKNRLFMAASTSIYAVYVETQGAMVP; encoded by the coding sequence ATGAACCGACGCGACATCCTCGCGGGCGCCGCTGCGCTTACGGCAAGCACGGTCGCGGCGCGGGCCGACAGGCTGCCCCTCGGCGACCTGCCGGGCACCCGCTATCCCGACCCGCGGGTCGAGGCGCTGGACAAGCGCTTCCGCTACAAGGTCGGCAACGCCGCCATCGAGCGCATCGCCACCGGCTTCCGCTGGGCGGAAGGCCCGGTCTATTTCCGGGATGGCGGCTACCTGTTGTGGAGCGACATTCCCAACAACCGGATCATGCGCTGGCTCGAGAACGGCCATGTCAGCGTCTACCGGGCGAACGCCAACTACTCGAACGGCAACACCCGCGACCGCCAGGGCCGGCTGATCACCTGCGAGCACGATACCCGGCGGGTCACCCGCACCGAGCCTGACGGCAAGATCACGGTGCTGATCGACAAGTTCGACGGCAAGCCACTCAACGCCCCCAACGACGTGGTGGTGGCCGCCGACAACGCGATCTGGTTCACCGATCCGGGCTACGGCATCGACGGGTTCTACGAGGGCCACAAGGACAGGGCGGAACTCCCGACCCGGGTCTATCGCCTCGATCCCTCGACCGGCCAGGCCAAGGTGGCCGCCGAGGGCATCGACCGGCCGAACGGGCTCGCCTTCTCGCCCGACGAAAAGATCCTCTACGTCGTCGATTCCGGTGCCACCCATGGCGGGCGGGCCAACATCCGGGCCTTCACCGTCGATGGCGACAAGCTCACCGGAGACCGGGTCTTCGCGGAGGGTTTCTCGCCGGGCTTCACCGACGGGGTGCGCACCGACGTCGACGGCAACGTCTGGTGCTCGATGGGCTGGGCCGACCCGAAGGAGGACGGGGTACGCTGCTATACGCCGTCCGGCGACCTGATCGGCAAGATCCACCTGCCGGAGACCTGCGCCAACCTGTGCTTCGGCGGGCCGAAGAAGAACCGGTTGTTCATGGCGGCGAGCACGTCGATCTACGCGGTGTATGTGGAGACGCAAGGGGCGATGGTGCCGTAG
- a CDS encoding GntR family transcriptional regulator gives MHAPGRKPPAGSREPPAGNSGPPAGNGEPPAGDRPEPAGALARITLGTQVYDALRDLLIAGELAPGERLSLRTVAERLGTSMMPAREAVSRLVADEALEVLPNRAVRVPVITLGKFRELTRVRIAVEGFAAAEAARAATPGALATIAEHDAVFRNEVRAPEPDLERAMRANRDLHFAVYEAAGLPSLIAIIEGLWLRIGPVLNLDMRSSPRRLAEGGAEAHHAALVAALRSGDAEGARAALGADIAGSAAFIETTGRLAP, from the coding sequence TTGCATGCGCCTGGGCGCAAGCCGCCGGCAGGCAGCCGGGAGCCGCCGGCAGGCAACAGCGGGCCGCCGGCAGGCAACGGCGAGCCGCCGGCGGGCGACCGGCCGGAGCCGGCGGGCGCGCTCGCACGGATCACCCTCGGCACCCAGGTCTACGATGCCCTGCGCGACCTGCTGATCGCCGGCGAGCTGGCGCCCGGGGAGCGGCTGTCCCTGCGCACCGTGGCGGAGCGGCTCGGCACCTCGATGATGCCGGCGCGGGAGGCGGTGTCGCGCCTCGTCGCCGACGAGGCCCTGGAGGTGCTGCCCAACCGCGCCGTCCGGGTGCCGGTCATCACGCTGGGCAAGTTCCGCGAGCTGACCCGGGTGCGGATCGCGGTCGAGGGATTCGCGGCGGCGGAGGCCGCGCGGGCGGCGACGCCGGGCGCCCTGGCGACCATCGCCGAGCACGATGCGGTCTTCCGGAACGAGGTGCGGGCGCCCGAGCCCGACCTGGAACGGGCGATGCGGGCCAACCGCGACCTACATTTCGCGGTCTACGAGGCCGCCGGCCTGCCCTCGCTGATCGCGATCATCGAGGGCCTGTGGCTGCGCATCGGCCCGGTGCTCAACCTCGACATGCGCTCCTCGCCGCGCCGCCTCGCCGAGGGCGGGGCCGAGGCGCATCACGCCGCCCTGGTGGCGGCGCTCCGATCCGGCGATGCCGAGGGCGCCCGCGCGGCGCTCGGTGCCGACATCGCCGGCAGCGCCGCCTTCATCGAGACGACGGGGCGGCTCGCGCCCTGA
- a CDS encoding molybdate ABC transporter substrate-binding protein: protein MTTTTSRPYCGARRRLARIAAGVVAGLVLAAPAKAADVHVMISGGFTAAYEALVPGFEKKTGDKVVTAFGPSMGTAPEAIPVRLARGEPADVVIMVGYALDTLDKEGKIEPGSKVALADSRIALAVKAGAKVPDIATLDAFKKALLGATSIAYSDSASGVYIEKEMYKKLGLEGELAPKSKMIVAERVGNVVARGDAEFGFQQIAELKPIKGITIVGPIPPEVQKVTVFSAGIPKGAKHPEAARALIAWLSSPEHAAAIAETGLDPIKAR, encoded by the coding sequence ATGACCACGACGACATCGCGCCCCTATTGCGGAGCACGCCGCCGCCTCGCTCGCATCGCCGCCGGGGTGGTGGCGGGGCTCGTCCTCGCCGCCCCGGCGAAGGCGGCGGATGTGCACGTGATGATCTCCGGCGGCTTCACCGCCGCCTACGAGGCCCTGGTGCCGGGCTTCGAGAAGAAAACCGGCGACAAGGTCGTCACCGCCTTCGGGCCTTCGATGGGCACGGCACCGGAGGCGATCCCCGTGCGCCTCGCCCGCGGCGAGCCGGCCGACGTGGTCATCATGGTCGGCTACGCCCTCGATACCCTCGACAAGGAGGGCAAGATCGAGCCGGGCAGCAAGGTGGCGCTCGCCGATTCCCGCATCGCGCTGGCGGTGAAGGCCGGGGCCAAGGTGCCGGATATCGCCACCCTCGACGCCTTCAAGAAGGCGCTGCTCGGCGCCACCTCGATCGCCTATTCGGACAGCGCCAGCGGCGTCTACATCGAGAAGGAGATGTACAAGAAGCTGGGGCTGGAGGGTGAACTGGCGCCGAAGAGCAAGATGATCGTCGCCGAGCGCGTCGGCAACGTCGTCGCCCGGGGCGATGCCGAGTTCGGCTTTCAGCAGATCGCCGAGCTGAAGCCGATCAAGGGCATCACCATCGTCGGGCCGATCCCGCCGGAGGTGCAGAAGGTCACGGTGTTCTCGGCCGGCATCCCGAAGGGCGCCAAGCACCCGGAGGCGGCCCGGGCCCTCATCGCCTGGCTGTCCTCGCCGGAGCACGCCGCCGCGATCGCCGAGACCGGCCTCGACCCGATCAAGGCCCGCTAA
- a CDS encoding 3-hydroxyacyl-CoA dehydrogenase, whose protein sequence is MPKVAVVGAGLIGRSWAVVFARSGFDVRLTDIHVAALDAAPGHIAEALRQLEAHGLVADIPAILARIRTRPTLAEAVDGVDLVQENGPETVEAKRALFAELDALCEPDTILASSTSAIVASLFTEDLAGRARCLVGHPVNPPHLVPVVELCGAPWTDPAVVERARALYEAAGQAPVTVNREVEGFVLNRLQGALLSEAFRLVADGVVSPADLDKTVAEGLGLRWSFLGPFATIDLNAPGGVADYATRYGGFYGRLAADPAPASVWSPESTARIVAAWDGGPDTAPPAERSRRRDARLSALMAHKRAQS, encoded by the coding sequence ATGCCAAAAGTCGCCGTCGTCGGGGCCGGGCTGATCGGCCGGTCCTGGGCCGTGGTCTTCGCCCGGTCCGGGTTCGACGTCCGCCTCACCGACATCCACGTAGCGGCGCTCGACGCCGCGCCGGGGCACATCGCCGAGGCCCTGCGCCAGCTCGAGGCCCACGGCCTCGTGGCGGACATCCCGGCGATCCTCGCCCGGATCCGGACCCGCCCGACCCTCGCCGAGGCGGTGGACGGCGTCGATCTCGTCCAGGAGAACGGGCCGGAGACCGTCGAGGCCAAGCGCGCGCTGTTTGCCGAACTCGACGCCCTGTGCGAGCCGGATACGATCCTCGCCTCCTCGACCTCGGCCATCGTCGCCTCGCTGTTCACCGAAGACCTCGCGGGGCGGGCCCGCTGCCTCGTCGGCCACCCAGTCAACCCGCCCCATCTGGTGCCGGTGGTCGAACTCTGCGGCGCGCCCTGGACCGATCCGGCGGTGGTGGAGCGCGCCCGCGCCCTCTACGAGGCGGCCGGCCAGGCGCCGGTGACCGTTAACCGCGAGGTCGAGGGCTTCGTGCTCAACCGTCTCCAGGGCGCCCTGCTGTCGGAGGCCTTCCGCCTCGTCGCCGACGGCGTGGTGAGCCCGGCCGACCTCGACAAGACCGTGGCCGAGGGGTTGGGCCTGCGCTGGTCGTTCCTCGGGCCCTTCGCCACCATCGACCTCAACGCGCCGGGGGGCGTGGCCGATTACGCCACGCGCTACGGCGGCTTCTACGGCCGGCTCGCCGCCGATCCGGCTCCCGCCTCGGTCTGGTCGCCGGAGAGCACCGCCCGCATCGTCGCCGCCTGGGATGGCGGGCCCGACACCGCCCCGCCGGCCGAGCGCAGCCGCCGGCGCGACGCGCGCCTTTCGGCGCTGATGGCGCACAAGCGCGCCCAATCGTAA
- a CDS encoding 3-keto-5-aminohexanoate cleavage protein: MAKRKVVITCAVTGAIHTPSMSPHLPVTPDEIAEAAIGAAEAGAAIVHLHARDPKTGKPDQSPEAFEPFLKVIKQRSNCVVNLTTGGAPTMGIDERLGPAAHFKPEVASLNMGSMNFGLYPMLSRFKTFQHDWEQPYLEGSRDRIFKNTFADIEHILTTCAENGTRFEVECYDIGHLYTLSHFADRGVIKPPFFVQSVFGILGGIGQHPEDVQHMKRTADRLFGDDYRWSVLGAGRNQMTIAAQAIALGGNVRVGLEDSLWIGAGRMAESNAQQVLKVRQIIEGLGLDVATPDDAREILALKGGDRVNF, translated from the coding sequence ATGGCCAAGAGAAAAGTCGTCATCACCTGCGCCGTCACCGGGGCGATCCACACCCCCTCGATGTCGCCGCACCTGCCGGTGACGCCCGACGAGATCGCCGAGGCCGCGATCGGCGCGGCGGAAGCCGGCGCGGCGATCGTCCACCTGCACGCCCGCGATCCGAAGACCGGCAAGCCCGACCAGTCGCCGGAAGCCTTCGAGCCGTTCCTGAAGGTCATCAAGCAGCGCTCGAACTGCGTGGTGAACCTCACCACCGGCGGCGCCCCGACGATGGGGATCGACGAGCGGTTGGGCCCGGCAGCCCACTTCAAGCCGGAGGTCGCCTCGCTCAACATGGGGTCGATGAATTTCGGCCTCTACCCGATGCTGTCGCGGTTCAAGACCTTCCAGCACGACTGGGAGCAGCCCTACCTGGAGGGCTCGCGGGACCGGATCTTCAAGAACACGTTCGCGGACATCGAGCACATCCTGACGACCTGCGCCGAGAACGGAACCCGGTTCGAGGTCGAGTGCTACGATATCGGCCATCTCTACACGCTGTCGCACTTCGCCGATCGCGGCGTGATCAAGCCGCCCTTCTTCGTGCAGAGCGTGTTCGGCATCCTCGGCGGCATCGGCCAGCACCCGGAGGACGTGCAGCACATGAAGCGCACCGCCGACCGGCTGTTCGGCGACGATTACCGCTGGTCGGTGCTGGGGGCGGGCCGCAACCAGATGACCATCGCCGCCCAGGCGATCGCGCTCGGCGGCAACGTCCGGGTCGGCCTGGAGGATTCGCTGTGGATCGGGGCGGGTAGGATGGCCGAGTCGAACGCGCAGCAGGTCCTGAAGGTGCGCCAGATCATCGAGGGGCTAGGCCTCGACGTGGCGACGCCGGACGATGCGCGGGAGATTCTTGCGCTGAAGGGCGGCGATCGGGTGAATTTCTAG
- a CDS encoding branched-chain amino acid ABC transporter ATP-binding protein/permease: protein MTDRSERFTLPFMGLALVALPFGLSALGLTLTSATDVVVFAVACMGLNILVGQTGLVSFGHGAFFGIGAYAAAIGQRTFFPGTLLPPILFALAVVAGVALLLGLLILRRRGVYFSLLTLALSALSFTVAFRWTALTGGESGYGGVERTRFLGLDLDAAWTWYGLVAVIGFAVVVGLARFRRSPVGTVLEAIRENEQRARFLGYPTNRYKLLAFTVSATVTGLAGTLSVFTHRFASAEPLGTAFSGELLAMVVIGGMRGFAGPAIGALFFILFREMLSIWTANWLFWFGLLFVGFILFSPDGLVGIGRRVWRMVRPPATEDAAMAGRRAGAPENLPAFLRPDGVVDGVILAARGIAKRFGGLKAVDGVTIAVRDRTLHALIGPNGAGKTTAFNLISGMYKPDTGTVTLADRSIAGFAPERICEAGIGRSFQITNLFPALTVEDNIRLAVQGRRPGRFDPWRKASRDREAAAETAEILRWLGLAGLERAEAGSLSYGGQRLLDMGVALATKPRVLLLDEPLAGLAAAERTRIGDIIKRVSTEVPVLMVEHDIDRVFQIADAVTVMNEGTVLVNGTVEDARTSAKVQEVYIGSGTAAMAARPRPSAAETQVLLSLQGVDTYYGKSHILSGVTFDVHAHEIVALLGRNGAGKSTCLKTITGLAPHAAGHIRLGDEVLDGRSAASIARAGIGYVPQGRGLFAGMSVAENLELGRLKRRTGNGVHWDEERVLSYFPRLRERWRTPADYLSGGEQQMVAVARALSGDVRVLLLDEPFEGLAPAVVESLFETFDALRREVSIVIVDHNLDLALALSDRTVALERGRVMHAGPSQALRDDLALRRQVLWL, encoded by the coding sequence ATGACCGACCGCAGCGAGAGATTCACCCTGCCGTTCATGGGCCTGGCCCTCGTGGCCCTGCCGTTCGGCCTGTCGGCCCTCGGGCTCACCCTCACCTCGGCCACCGATGTCGTGGTGTTCGCGGTGGCCTGCATGGGGCTCAACATCCTGGTCGGGCAGACCGGCCTCGTCTCCTTCGGCCACGGCGCCTTCTTCGGGATCGGCGCCTATGCGGCGGCGATCGGCCAGCGGACGTTCTTCCCCGGCACCCTGCTGCCGCCGATCCTGTTCGCCCTCGCCGTCGTGGCTGGGGTCGCCCTGCTCCTCGGCCTGCTGATCCTGCGGCGCCGCGGGGTCTATTTTTCGCTGCTGACGCTCGCTCTCTCGGCCCTCTCCTTCACGGTCGCCTTCCGCTGGACGGCACTCACCGGCGGCGAGAGCGGCTATGGCGGCGTCGAGCGCACGCGCTTCCTCGGGCTCGACCTCGACGCCGCCTGGACCTGGTACGGGCTCGTTGCCGTCATCGGCTTCGCGGTCGTGGTCGGGCTCGCGCGCTTCCGCCGCTCGCCGGTCGGCACGGTACTGGAGGCGATCCGCGAGAACGAGCAGCGGGCGCGCTTCCTCGGCTATCCGACCAACCGCTACAAGCTCCTGGCCTTCACGGTCTCGGCCACCGTGACCGGGCTCGCCGGAACCTTGAGCGTCTTCACCCACCGCTTCGCCTCGGCCGAGCCGCTCGGCACCGCCTTCTCGGGCGAATTGCTCGCCATGGTGGTGATCGGCGGGATGCGGGGCTTTGCCGGGCCGGCGATCGGGGCTTTGTTCTTTATCCTGTTCCGCGAGATGCTGTCGATCTGGACCGCCAACTGGCTGTTCTGGTTCGGCCTGCTCTTCGTCGGCTTCATCCTGTTCTCGCCGGACGGGCTCGTCGGCATCGGCCGGCGCGTGTGGCGCATGGTACGCCCGCCCGCGACCGAGGACGCCGCCATGGCCGGCCGCCGGGCCGGCGCGCCTGAAAACCTGCCCGCCTTCCTGCGGCCCGACGGCGTGGTCGACGGGGTGATCCTGGCGGCCCGCGGCATCGCCAAGCGCTTCGGCGGGCTGAAGGCGGTCGACGGCGTCACCATCGCGGTGCGAGACCGGACGCTGCATGCCCTGATCGGCCCCAACGGTGCGGGCAAGACCACCGCCTTCAACCTGATCTCCGGGATGTACAAGCCCGATACCGGCACCGTGACCCTGGCCGACCGCTCGATCGCCGGATTCGCGCCGGAGCGGATCTGCGAGGCCGGCATCGGCCGCTCGTTCCAGATCACCAACCTGTTTCCGGCGCTGACCGTCGAGGACAACATCCGGCTGGCCGTGCAGGGACGCCGCCCCGGCCGGTTCGACCCGTGGCGCAAGGCGAGCCGCGACCGGGAGGCCGCGGCCGAGACCGCCGAGATCCTGCGCTGGCTCGGCCTCGCCGGACTCGAGCGGGCGGAAGCCGGCTCGCTCTCCTATGGCGGCCAGCGACTCCTCGACATGGGGGTGGCGCTGGCGACCAAGCCCCGGGTGCTGCTCCTCGACGAGCCGCTGGCGGGCCTGGCGGCGGCCGAGCGCACCCGCATCGGCGACATCATCAAGCGGGTCTCGACCGAGGTGCCGGTGCTGATGGTCGAGCACGACATCGACCGGGTGTTCCAGATCGCCGACGCCGTGACGGTGATGAACGAGGGCACGGTGCTGGTCAACGGCACGGTCGAGGATGCCCGCACCAGCGCCAAGGTGCAGGAGGTCTATATCGGCTCCGGCACCGCCGCGATGGCGGCGCGTCCCCGCCCGAGCGCCGCCGAGACGCAGGTCCTGCTCTCGCTGCAAGGTGTCGACACCTACTACGGCAAGAGCCACATCCTCTCGGGCGTCACCTTCGACGTGCATGCCCACGAGATCGTGGCGCTGCTCGGCCGCAACGGCGCCGGCAAGTCGACCTGCCTCAAGACCATCACCGGGCTCGCGCCCCACGCCGCCGGCCATATCCGCCTCGGCGACGAGGTGCTCGACGGCCGCTCGGCGGCGTCCATCGCGCGCGCCGGCATCGGCTACGTGCCGCAGGGGCGCGGGCTCTTCGCCGGGATGAGCGTCGCCGAGAACCTGGAACTCGGCCGGCTCAAGCGCCGCACCGGCAACGGCGTGCATTGGGACGAGGAGCGGGTGCTGTCCTACTTCCCGCGCCTGCGCGAGCGCTGGCGGACGCCCGCCGATTACCTGTCGGGCGGCGAGCAGCAGATGGTGGCGGTGGCCCGCGCGCTGTCGGGCGACGTGAGGGTGCTGCTCCTCGACGAGCCGTTCGAGGGCCTGGCGCCGGCGGTGGTCGAGAGCCTGTTCGAGACCTTCGACGCCCTTCGCCGCGAGGTCTCGATCGTCATCGTCGACCACAACCTCGATCTCGCGCTGGCACTGTCCGACCGTACCGTGGCGCTGGAGCGCGGGCGGGTGATGCATGCCGGGCCCTCGCAGGCCCTGCGCGACGACCTCGCCTTGCGCCGTCAGGTGCTGTGGCTGTGA
- a CDS encoding ABC transporter substrate-binding protein translates to MTQGFTPTRHPFTRRRLVQGGLAAGAALAMPGLVRAQGTHPIRIGHLTPRTGFLGPLGEYAVMAAQLAAEEINAAGGIDGRKVELLTEDSVNPQTASGKAERYIERDKVAAIVGEISSASALAIGQVAQRGKTIFLNTGANSDALRGQDCKRYMFHVEGANSMYVKAVGRSLTEQGLVKGKRWYSLTADYAFGHDLLRVAKGFMQGQGGTFAADELVPTDATDFSAYLIKIRQAKPDLVISNLAGNQITNFLKQYAEYGLPFPVAGFGFDTALAWGAGPGNFAGTWPCLWHHKVDTPSSKAFVAAFTKKYGKPPENQAWGDYNAVKIVAKAMADTKSTEGPKLVSYLEGGAKFDVQKPRPGYFRARDHQFISEMYAITALPADKVKDKWDLFTSTPAIPGPNEDMEVLAPTAEEAACRMEG, encoded by the coding sequence ATGACGCAGGGCTTCACCCCCACGCGCCACCCCTTCACGCGCCGCCGCCTCGTGCAGGGCGGTCTCGCGGCCGGCGCCGCGCTCGCGATGCCGGGCCTCGTACGGGCTCAAGGCACGCACCCCATCCGCATCGGCCACCTCACGCCGCGCACCGGCTTCCTCGGGCCGCTCGGCGAATACGCCGTGATGGCGGCCCAGCTCGCCGCCGAGGAGATCAACGCCGCCGGCGGCATCGACGGCCGCAAGGTCGAGCTTCTGACCGAGGATTCGGTCAACCCGCAGACCGCGTCGGGCAAGGCCGAGCGCTACATCGAGCGCGACAAGGTCGCGGCGATCGTCGGCGAGATTTCTTCCGCCTCGGCGCTCGCCATCGGGCAGGTGGCGCAAAGAGGAAAGACGATCTTCCTCAATACCGGCGCCAATTCCGATGCCCTGCGCGGCCAGGATTGCAAGCGCTACATGTTCCACGTCGAGGGCGCGAACTCGATGTACGTCAAGGCGGTCGGCCGCTCCCTGACCGAGCAGGGGCTGGTCAAGGGCAAGCGCTGGTACTCGCTGACCGCCGACTACGCCTTCGGCCACGACCTCCTGCGGGTCGCCAAGGGGTTCATGCAGGGGCAGGGCGGCACCTTCGCGGCCGACGAACTGGTGCCGACCGACGCCACCGACTTCTCGGCCTACCTGATCAAGATTCGGCAGGCGAAGCCGGATCTCGTGATCTCGAACCTCGCCGGCAACCAGATCACCAACTTCCTCAAGCAATACGCCGAATACGGCTTGCCCTTCCCGGTCGCCGGCTTCGGCTTCGACACCGCGCTCGCCTGGGGTGCCGGACCCGGCAACTTCGCCGGCACCTGGCCGTGCCTGTGGCACCACAAGGTCGACACGCCGTCGTCCAAGGCCTTCGTCGCCGCCTTCACCAAGAAATACGGCAAGCCGCCGGAGAACCAGGCCTGGGGCGACTACAACGCGGTCAAGATCGTCGCCAAGGCGATGGCCGACACGAAATCGACCGAGGGGCCGAAGCTGGTCTCGTATCTGGAGGGCGGCGCGAAGTTCGACGTGCAGAAGCCCCGTCCGGGCTATTTCCGCGCCCGCGACCACCAGTTCATCAGCGAGATGTACGCGATCACGGCGCTCCCGGCCGACAAGGTCAAGGACAAATGGGACCTCTTCACCTCGACCCCGGCGATTCCCGGTCCGAACGAGGACATGGAGGTGCTGGCGCCGACGGCGGAGGAGGCGGCGTGCCGGATGGAGGGGTAG
- a CDS encoding branched-chain amino acid ABC transporter permease, whose translation MLFLTLAVEQVVNGLFLGAIYLLIALGLSLIFSLGGIVNLAHGAFYAIGAYLTIQLSPALGFGGSLVAAPVLVAAIGLVVERFLFRRFYRADPILSLLLTFGLAMVAEQALRMLFGAPPLPYAIPQGLRGQIFVGDFVLSRYRLTILAAVVVAVAGVWFLLQRTTFGRVVRAGVQNPDMVAALGISLKPYMATVVGLSVGLAALAGVMLAPISGVHPAMGAEVLTGAFVVVVIGGLGSFWGVVLAALIVGIVRGLMVLVYPGFAEAAIYALMAIILLVRPRGLLGERILRFE comes from the coding sequence GTGCTCTTCCTCACCCTTGCCGTCGAGCAGGTCGTGAACGGCCTGTTCCTCGGTGCGATCTATCTCCTGATCGCGCTCGGCCTGTCGCTGATCTTCAGCTTGGGCGGCATCGTCAACCTGGCCCACGGCGCGTTCTACGCGATCGGTGCCTACCTGACGATACAGCTCTCGCCCGCCCTCGGCTTCGGCGGCTCCCTCGTCGCAGCTCCCGTCCTCGTCGCGGCGATCGGCCTCGTGGTCGAGCGGTTCCTGTTTCGCCGCTTCTACCGCGCCGACCCGATCCTCTCGCTGCTCCTCACCTTCGGCCTCGCCATGGTGGCCGAGCAGGCCTTGCGGATGCTCTTCGGGGCCCCGCCCTTGCCCTATGCGATCCCGCAGGGCCTACGCGGGCAGATCTTCGTCGGCGATTTCGTGCTGTCGCGCTACCGGCTCACCATCCTGGCGGCGGTGGTCGTGGCGGTGGCCGGGGTCTGGTTCCTCCTCCAGCGCACCACCTTCGGGCGCGTAGTCCGGGCCGGCGTCCAGAATCCCGACATGGTCGCGGCTTTGGGCATCTCGCTGAAACCCTACATGGCGACCGTGGTGGGCCTGAGCGTCGGCCTCGCGGCGCTCGCCGGCGTGATGCTGGCGCCGATCTCCGGCGTCCATCCGGCCATGGGCGCGGAAGTGCTCACCGGCGCCTTCGTGGTGGTGGTGATCGGCGGGCTCGGCTCGTTCTGGGGCGTGGTGCTCGCCGCCCTCATCGTCGGAATCGTCCGCGGCCTGATGGTGCTGGTCTATCCGGGCTTCGCCGAGGCCGCGATCTACGCCCTGATGGCGATCATCCTGCTCGTGCGGCCCCGCGGCCTGCTCGGCGAGCGCATCCTGCGGTTCGAGTGA
- a CDS encoding SDR family oxidoreductase, protein MDMGLSGLKVLVTAGAGGIGLEVARAFTEEGARVHVCDVDREALAALPAGITGTHADVASRDDVARLFAEADRALGGLDCLINNAGIAGPTGRVEEINPEDWDRTLDICITGQFNCVRLAVPLLRGSANPSIVNLSSAAGRFGFPLRTPYAAAKWAVIGFTKSLSRELGPDGIRVNAVLPGIVAGDRQRRVLEAKAQQRGIGFSEMEQAAFAAASIKDYVTARQLADQILFLASERGKTISGQALAVDGDLQMLT, encoded by the coding sequence ATGGATATGGGATTGAGCGGCCTGAAGGTTCTGGTCACCGCGGGCGCGGGCGGCATCGGCCTCGAAGTGGCCCGGGCCTTCACGGAAGAAGGCGCGCGCGTCCATGTCTGCGACGTCGACCGCGAGGCGCTGGCCGCCCTCCCCGCCGGGATCACCGGCACCCATGCCGACGTGGCTTCGCGCGACGACGTCGCCCGGCTGTTCGCGGAGGCGGACCGCGCGCTCGGCGGGCTCGATTGCCTGATCAACAACGCGGGCATCGCCGGGCCGACGGGCCGCGTCGAGGAGATCAACCCGGAGGACTGGGACCGCACGCTCGACATCTGCATCACCGGCCAGTTCAACTGCGTGCGCCTGGCGGTGCCGCTTTTGCGCGGGAGCGCCAACCCGTCGATCGTCAACCTGTCTTCGGCGGCGGGCCGCTTCGGCTTCCCGCTGCGCACGCCCTACGCGGCGGCGAAGTGGGCGGTGATCGGCTTCACCAAGTCGTTGTCGCGGGAGCTCGGGCCGGACGGCATCCGGGTCAACGCGGTGCTCCCCGGCATCGTCGCCGGCGACCGGCAGCGCCGGGTGCTGGAGGCCAAGGCGCAGCAGCGCGGAATCGGCTTCTCGGAGATGGAGCAGGCGGCCTTCGCGGCGGCCTCGATCAAGGACTACGTCACCGCCCGCCAGCTGGCGGACCAGATTCTCTTCCTGGCGTCGGAGCGGGGCAAGACCATCTCGGGCCAGGCGCTGGCGGTGGACGGCGACCTGCAGATGCTGACGTAG